From Frateuria aurantia DSM 6220, one genomic window encodes:
- the glnE gene encoding bifunctional [glutamate--ammonia ligase]-adenylyl-L-tyrosine phosphorylase/[glutamate--ammonia-ligase] adenylyltransferase has product MSSLTSTVWSADLRLLVDDRYSRLMTRCREAGIPFHDDAGVAERVCATLLASDFAFDVWLRQPEWLAPQGIAWLSGETDASVRLAEMVLPADEAGCMAALRRFRHGEALRLIFRDVNGLDSVEETLAATSALYQGLTETALDWSEQAMQPRFGLARNAEGERQRLVVMGLGKLGGSELNFSSDIDLILGYPQAGHSDGRHSLDNSEYFLRLSRQLVRLLAEPSTEGICARVDLRLRPYGQAGRIALSFDAMEHYYQHEGRDWERYAWIKARTVAGDRQAGRQLKERLRPFVYRRYLDYTAFAGLREMKALIDREVARKDLKANLKLGPGGIREIEFVVQLNQMIRGGREPGLRVQGLLPALAHCEARGFVAARSARVLREAYLFLRQLENRLQMLRDMQTHTIPADALSRERVALGMGYPDWAALELALAGHRERVSEEFAAALVPEDGAASPAPTAEQGLWQRAVEGELGEADAVGAGLASGAANLLTHLAQAPQVRAMSERGRERLDRLMPRLLQELRGCRSEPAVLDRLTRLIQAVARRASYLALLEEQPAARRRLLRLFDRSAFLAEQVIAQPLLLDDVFDPRIDQLPLDSDAITAELNRVLDTLEEREAGVELERLNELKASLAFRIGLAFDDGRAGGTVSAWRLAAVAESMVRAVTALAARELKAQHGRLPGTGLGFAVLGYGSLGGMELGLASDLDLVFIYDGAQAEAASDGPRALVGVHWYLRMAQRIINWLSVLTRAGRLYEVDPRLRPDGAKGLLVVSLEAFASYQRDRAWTWEHQALVRARPVAGDMALCRRFAEIRRQVLSRPAELGVVLPQISEMRRRWRSERDRSRPGWRDLKQGHGTLIDIEFLLQALVLQHAARIPALLEVTASADLIAVCGRHGLLDEMQCQGLLDAHEALLKLALASTLDLRTRIAADDAPLQALAAEVMTISREMGLPPD; this is encoded by the coding sequence ATGAGCTCACTGACGAGTACTGTCTGGTCTGCCGACCTTCGCCTGCTGGTGGATGATCGTTATTCGCGTCTGATGACGCGTTGCCGGGAAGCCGGCATCCCTTTCCATGACGATGCCGGCGTGGCCGAGAGGGTGTGTGCCACCTTGCTGGCCAGCGATTTCGCCTTTGATGTGTGGCTGCGCCAGCCGGAATGGCTGGCCCCGCAGGGCATCGCCTGGCTGAGCGGCGAGACGGATGCCTCGGTACGACTGGCCGAGATGGTCTTGCCCGCCGATGAGGCCGGATGCATGGCGGCTTTGCGGCGCTTTCGCCATGGCGAGGCGCTGCGGCTGATCTTCCGTGACGTCAATGGCCTGGATTCCGTGGAGGAGACGCTGGCCGCCACCAGCGCCTTGTATCAGGGCTTGACCGAAACGGCGCTGGACTGGTCCGAGCAGGCGATGCAGCCGCGTTTCGGTCTGGCGCGCAACGCGGAGGGCGAGCGCCAGCGTCTGGTGGTGATGGGCCTGGGCAAGCTGGGCGGCAGCGAGCTGAATTTTTCCTCTGATATCGACCTGATTCTCGGTTATCCGCAAGCCGGTCACAGCGACGGCCGGCACTCCCTGGACAACAGCGAATATTTTCTGCGGCTGAGCCGGCAACTGGTGCGCCTGCTGGCCGAACCGAGCACCGAAGGGATCTGCGCGCGCGTCGACCTGCGCCTGCGGCCGTACGGCCAGGCGGGCCGTATCGCCTTGTCCTTCGACGCGATGGAACATTATTACCAGCACGAAGGGCGCGACTGGGAACGTTATGCCTGGATCAAGGCCCGTACCGTGGCCGGCGACCGGCAGGCCGGGCGGCAGTTGAAGGAGCGGTTGCGGCCCTTCGTATACCGCCGCTATCTGGATTACACCGCGTTTGCCGGCCTGCGCGAGATGAAGGCGCTGATCGATCGCGAGGTGGCGCGCAAGGACCTCAAAGCCAATCTCAAACTGGGGCCCGGCGGCATCCGTGAAATCGAATTCGTGGTGCAGCTCAACCAGATGATCCGCGGCGGCCGCGAGCCCGGTCTGCGGGTGCAAGGGCTGCTGCCGGCGCTGGCCCACTGCGAGGCGCGGGGCTTTGTTGCCGCGCGCAGCGCCCGGGTGCTGCGTGAGGCCTACCTCTTTCTCCGTCAGCTGGAAAACCGGCTGCAGATGCTGCGTGACATGCAGACCCATACGATTCCTGCCGATGCGCTGTCGCGGGAACGGGTGGCCCTGGGCATGGGGTATCCGGACTGGGCCGCGCTGGAACTGGCGCTGGCCGGGCATCGGGAGCGGGTCAGCGAAGAGTTTGCTGCGGCGCTGGTCCCCGAGGACGGTGCCGCCTCGCCGGCTCCGACGGCGGAGCAAGGGCTCTGGCAGCGCGCCGTCGAGGGCGAGCTGGGCGAGGCCGATGCCGTGGGCGCCGGGCTGGCCTCCGGTGCAGCCAACCTTTTGACCCACCTGGCCCAGGCTCCTCAGGTGCGGGCCATGTCCGAGCGTGGGCGGGAGCGGCTGGACCGGCTGATGCCGCGGCTGTTGCAGGAGCTGCGCGGTTGCCGGTCAGAGCCGGCGGTACTGGATCGACTGACCCGGCTGATCCAGGCAGTGGCGCGCAGGGCTTCGTATCTGGCCTTGCTGGAAGAACAGCCGGCGGCCCGTCGTCGCCTGCTGCGGCTGTTCGATCGCAGCGCGTTTCTGGCCGAGCAGGTGATTGCCCAGCCTTTGCTGCTGGATGACGTGTTCGATCCACGCATCGATCAGCTGCCCCTGGACAGTGACGCGATCACGGCCGAGTTGAACCGGGTACTGGACACCCTGGAAGAACGCGAAGCCGGGGTCGAGCTTGAACGATTGAATGAGCTAAAGGCCAGTCTGGCCTTCAGGATCGGGCTGGCTTTTGATGACGGGCGAGCGGGAGGCACGGTCAGTGCCTGGCGGCTGGCCGCGGTGGCCGAGTCCATGGTCCGGGCCGTCACTGCGCTGGCCGCGCGTGAGCTGAAGGCCCAGCATGGCCGCCTGCCGGGAACCGGGCTGGGCTTCGCGGTACTGGGCTATGGCAGCCTGGGCGGCATGGAGCTGGGCCTGGCCTCGGATCTGGATCTGGTCTTCATCTATGACGGAGCCCAGGCCGAGGCCGCCAGTGACGGTCCGCGGGCACTGGTCGGCGTGCATTGGTATCTGCGGATGGCCCAGCGCATCATCAACTGGCTCAGCGTACTGACCCGGGCCGGCCGTCTGTACGAGGTGGATCCGCGGCTGCGGCCGGATGGCGCCAAGGGATTGCTGGTGGTGAGTCTGGAAGCGTTCGCCAGCTATCAGCGTGACCGGGCCTGGACCTGGGAGCACCAGGCTCTGGTCCGGGCTCGCCCGGTGGCGGGAGACATGGCGCTGTGCCGGCGTTTTGCGGAGATTCGCCGGCAGGTGCTGAGCCGTCCCGCCGAGCTCGGGGTGGTCCTGCCCCAGATCAGCGAAATGCGCCGCCGCTGGCGCAGCGAACGCGACCGTTCACGACCGGGCTGGCGGGATCTGAAGCAAGGGCATGGCACCCTGATCGATATCGAGTTTCTGTTGCAGGCCTTGGTGCTGCAACATGCGGCACGCATTCCGGCGCTGCTGGAAGTGACGGCCAGCGCGGACCTGATCGCGGTCTGCGGTCGCCATGGGCTGCTGGACGAGATGCAGTGCCAGGGTCTGCTGGATGCTCATGAGGCCCTGCTCAAGCTGGCACTGGCCTCGACCCTGGATCTGCGTACCCGGATCGCGGCCGATGACGCCCCATTGCAGGCGCTGGCCGCGGAAGTCATGACCATCTCCCGGGAGATGGGCCTGCCGCCGGATTGA
- a CDS encoding assimilatory sulfite reductase (NADPH) flavoprotein subunit: MPAPVSTPVATATLQQLEHLLEGLDGTALQWLSGYIAGIASRTTLSKPESTDIRTGFLSPITVLYGSQTGNAKRVAETLTHRAEQAGLSVRLIRADNYSLRELKQERLLYLVISTQGEGDPPDDARGLLEFIEGRRAPQLPELRYAVLGLGDSSYPEFCAIGRRMDERLAALGGHRLFPRGDADVDIETVSRGWLDQALAHAAKAAGSPSPEVPARVEVDPLPGGYGRDRPFMAEVLTNQAITGQGSDRDIRHLELSLAGSGLSYEPGDALGVWATQDPALVDAVLASTGLDPDEPVRIDDTTLPLRTWLTERRELTVLTRPFLQAHASLSGSAELRAVLEPSAREAFSALIETRQLLDILLEHPAPWSAEALVRQLRPLAPRMYSIASSYQAVDEEVHLTVAHVYDETERGPRWGVASHHLQRLVEGASASVFIEANDRFRLPADPDRDIIMIGPGTGVAPFRAFVQERSLQQGHGRNWLIFGNPHAYTDFLYQLEWHDALRAGHLHRLDVAFSRDQDHKVYVQHRLREQGAKIYGWLLAGAHLYVCGDAIHMARDVHETLIGIAREHGHRSDAAARTWIDELQQQGRYLRDVY; encoded by the coding sequence ATGCCTGCACCCGTGTCTACTCCTGTCGCTACGGCAACCCTGCAGCAACTCGAGCACCTGCTCGAAGGTCTGGATGGTACCGCACTGCAATGGCTCTCTGGTTATATCGCCGGCATCGCCAGTCGCACCACGCTCTCCAAGCCGGAGTCCACTGACATCCGGACCGGGTTCTTGTCCCCGATCACTGTGCTCTACGGCAGCCAGACCGGCAATGCCAAACGCGTAGCCGAGACCCTGACCCACCGTGCCGAACAGGCCGGCCTGTCGGTGAGACTGATCCGCGCCGACAATTATTCGCTGCGCGAGCTGAAGCAGGAGCGACTGCTGTACCTGGTGATCAGCACACAGGGTGAGGGAGATCCACCCGACGATGCCCGCGGGCTGCTCGAATTCATCGAGGGGCGCCGAGCTCCTCAACTCCCCGAACTGCGTTATGCGGTACTGGGCCTGGGTGATTCCAGCTACCCGGAATTCTGCGCCATCGGTCGGCGCATGGATGAGCGTCTTGCCGCCTTGGGTGGGCATCGCCTGTTCCCCCGAGGTGATGCCGATGTCGATATCGAGACCGTCTCCCGGGGCTGGCTCGACCAGGCACTGGCTCACGCCGCAAAGGCCGCGGGCTCACCGTCGCCGGAAGTTCCTGCGAGAGTCGAGGTCGATCCCCTGCCGGGGGGGTATGGTCGGGACCGCCCCTTCATGGCGGAAGTACTGACAAACCAGGCCATCACTGGCCAGGGCAGCGACCGCGACATCCGCCACCTGGAACTCTCGCTGGCCGGCTCCGGACTCAGCTACGAACCCGGTGATGCGCTGGGGGTCTGGGCTACCCAGGACCCGGCTCTGGTCGACGCCGTGCTGGCGAGCACCGGTCTGGATCCGGACGAGCCGGTCCGCATCGATGACACCACATTGCCCTTGCGCACCTGGCTGACCGAACGTCGGGAGCTGACCGTGCTGACCCGGCCCTTTCTGCAAGCCCATGCGAGCTTGAGCGGATCAGCCGAGCTGCGCGCAGTGCTGGAACCTTCCGCACGCGAGGCTTTCAGCGCCCTGATTGAAACACGGCAGTTGCTGGACATCCTGCTGGAACATCCGGCCCCCTGGTCTGCCGAGGCCTTGGTACGGCAACTGCGGCCGTTGGCCCCGCGCATGTATTCGATCGCCTCCAGCTACCAGGCGGTGGATGAGGAAGTCCACCTGACCGTAGCCCATGTTTATGATGAAACGGAGCGAGGCCCCCGCTGGGGCGTTGCCAGTCATCACCTGCAAAGGCTCGTCGAAGGAGCGAGCGCCTCGGTCTTTATCGAGGCCAACGACCGCTTTCGGCTGCCGGCCGATCCTGATCGGGACATCATCATGATCGGTCCTGGTACCGGAGTGGCTCCATTCAGGGCTTTTGTCCAGGAGCGCAGCCTGCAGCAAGGGCACGGCCGCAACTGGCTGATCTTCGGCAACCCGCATGCCTATACCGACTTCCTGTACCAGCTGGAATGGCATGATGCATTGCGGGCCGGTCATCTGCATCGTCTGGATGTGGCTTTCTCCCGCGATCAGGATCACAAAGTTTATGTCCAGCACCGGCTGCGTGAGCAAGGTGCGAAGATATATGGGTGGCTGCTGGCAGGCGCCCATCTTTACGTCTGCGGCGATGCCATTCACATGGCCCGCGACGTGCACGAGACTCTGATCGGCATTGCCAGAGAGCATGGCCATCGGTCGGATGCTGCGGCCCGGACCTGGATCGACGAGCTGCAGCAACAAGGCCGCTACCTCCGCGACGTCTATTGA
- the cysI gene encoding assimilatory sulfite reductase (NADPH) hemoprotein subunit codes for MSVITSKPTESVEEIKARSHFLRGTLVEGLADETTGSISEDDNKILKFHGSYQQDDRDLREPRRQQKLEPAWQFMIRARIAGGVVSPQQWLAFDEIATTWANHSLRITTRQTFQLHGVIKRHLKKTMAAINQALISTVAACGDVNRNVVSSANPVESSAHRLALEWASRLSEHLKPKTRAYHEIWLDGEPVVGGEPEQEPLYGPTYLPRKFKIGIAIPPTNDVDVFAQDLGLIAIIEEGRLQGFNVAVGGGMGTTHGDASTYPRLASIIGFVRPDQLLRLAEAVIEVQRDFGNRQVRKHARLKYTIDHRGLEWFVHEVEQRLGAALTASRPWHFEHNGDRFGWLQGDDGRWHLTLRTEAGRIADTEARPWLTGLREIARIHQGDFRMTCNQNLIIANVPADQRASIDRLVEQFGLTGYARQSGLRRNSVACVALPTCALAMAESERYLPLLLPRLEALLDKHGLTDAPIVFRLSGCPNGCSRPYLGEIALVGRGPGRYDLRLGADFQGLRLNRLFRENIAEPDILAELDVLLARYARERHEAEYFGDFLLRQELLPEAVHVLNVVEYA; via the coding sequence ATGAGTGTCATCACCAGCAAGCCCACCGAATCGGTTGAAGAGATCAAAGCCCGCAGCCATTTCCTGCGCGGCACCCTGGTGGAGGGACTCGCCGACGAAACCACTGGATCGATCAGCGAAGATGACAACAAGATCCTGAAATTTCATGGCAGCTATCAGCAGGATGACCGGGATCTTCGCGAGCCACGGAGGCAGCAGAAACTGGAGCCGGCTTGGCAGTTCATGATCAGGGCCCGCATCGCCGGCGGCGTGGTAAGCCCGCAGCAATGGCTGGCCTTCGACGAGATCGCCACCACCTGGGCCAATCACAGTCTGCGCATCACCACCCGCCAGACCTTCCAGCTGCACGGTGTGATCAAGCGCCATCTGAAAAAGACGATGGCAGCCATCAACCAGGCCTTGATCAGCACGGTTGCGGCCTGTGGCGATGTCAATCGCAATGTGGTCAGCAGCGCAAATCCTGTGGAATCCTCGGCCCATCGGCTGGCACTGGAATGGGCCAGTCGGTTGTCGGAACACCTGAAGCCGAAGACCCGCGCCTATCACGAGATCTGGCTGGACGGCGAACCGGTCGTCGGCGGCGAGCCCGAGCAGGAACCCCTGTATGGCCCCACTTACCTGCCGCGCAAATTCAAGATCGGCATCGCCATTCCCCCTACCAATGATGTCGACGTCTTCGCCCAGGATCTGGGCCTGATCGCCATCATCGAGGAAGGGCGGCTTCAGGGCTTCAACGTCGCCGTTGGCGGCGGCATGGGGACCACCCACGGCGACGCCAGCACCTATCCGCGATTGGCCAGCATCATCGGCTTTGTCCGTCCCGATCAGCTGCTGCGGCTTGCCGAGGCCGTGATCGAGGTGCAGCGCGATTTCGGCAATCGCCAGGTCCGCAAGCATGCCCGCCTGAAATACACCATTGATCACCGTGGACTGGAGTGGTTCGTACACGAGGTGGAGCAGCGCCTGGGAGCTGCATTGACAGCATCCCGCCCTTGGCATTTCGAACACAATGGCGATCGCTTTGGCTGGTTGCAGGGCGATGACGGCCGCTGGCATCTGACCCTGCGAACCGAAGCCGGGCGAATCGCCGATACCGAGGCTCGGCCCTGGCTGACAGGGTTGCGGGAAATCGCCCGGATTCACCAGGGCGACTTCCGGATGACCTGCAACCAGAACCTGATCATCGCCAATGTGCCGGCCGATCAACGGGCAAGCATCGACCGGCTGGTCGAGCAGTTCGGCCTGACCGGCTACGCCCGGCAAAGCGGCCTGCGTCGCAACAGTGTCGCCTGCGTGGCCTTGCCGACCTGCGCCTTGGCGATGGCCGAGAGCGAACGCTATCTGCCGCTGCTGTTGCCTCGCCTGGAAGCCCTGCTGGACAAGCACGGCCTGACCGATGCGCCCATCGTATTCCGCCTGTCCGGCTGCCCCAATGGCTGCTCACGCCCGTATCTGGGAGAAATCGCGCTGGTGGGACGCGGTCCCGGCCGTTACGACCTGCGTCTGGGGGCCGACTTCCAGGGGCTGCGCCTGAATCGCCTGTTCCGCGAAAATATCGCCGAACCGGACATTCTGGCCGAGCTGGACGTGCTGCTGGCCCGGTATGCCCGGGAACGGCATGAGGCTGAATATTTCGGTGACTTCCTGCTGCGGCAGGAGCTGCTGCCCGAAGCCGTACATGTCCTGAACGTGGTCGAATACGCATGA
- a CDS encoding phosphoadenylyl-sulfate reductase: MNAPDISAEQALADPGARVALNQWLAAQSAEARVGWALQHLPGPQVLSSSFGAQSAVSLHLLTRLQPGIPVILIDTGYLFPETYRFIDQLTERLRLNLVVGRPLLSPAWLEARHGRLWEQGVAGIEHYNRIVKVEPMLRMLEGLDVRSWYAGLRRSQSESRAERQYLEHSHGRWKVHPLLDWSDRDIGLYLKTHDLPYHPLWEQGYVSIGDSHTSARLEPGMREEDTRFFGLKRECGLHLDV, encoded by the coding sequence ATGAACGCTCCGGATATCTCGGCAGAACAAGCTCTGGCCGACCCCGGAGCACGGGTCGCACTGAACCAGTGGCTGGCTGCTCAGTCCGCCGAGGCGCGGGTCGGCTGGGCACTGCAGCACCTGCCCGGACCGCAGGTCTTGTCCTCCAGCTTCGGCGCGCAGTCCGCCGTAAGCCTGCATCTGCTGACCCGGCTGCAACCAGGCATCCCGGTAATTCTTATCGATACCGGCTATCTGTTTCCGGAAACCTATCGATTCATCGACCAGCTGACCGAGCGGCTGCGCCTGAACCTCGTTGTCGGCCGCCCCCTGCTGAGCCCGGCCTGGCTGGAAGCCCGACATGGCCGGCTGTGGGAACAGGGCGTGGCCGGCATCGAGCATTACAACCGGATCGTCAAGGTCGAGCCGATGCTGCGCATGCTTGAAGGCCTCGATGTCCGCAGCTGGTACGCCGGTCTGCGCCGCAGCCAGTCGGAAAGCCGCGCCGAGCGGCAATATCTGGAGCACAGTCATGGGCGCTGGAAGGTCCATCCTCTGCTGGACTGGAGCGATCGCGACATCGGCCTGTATCTGAAGACCCATGATCTGCCTTATCACCCCCTGTGGGAGCAAGGCTATGTTTCGATCGGTGACTCGCACACCAGCGCACGCCTGGAACCCGGCATGCGCGAGGAAGATACCCGTTTCTTCGGATTGAAACGCGAATGCGGACTGCATCTGGACGTCTGA
- a CDS encoding bifunctional sulfate adenylyltransferase/adenylylsulfate kinase gives MNASLAASPSALIAPHGGHLRELYLPLEAAEALKKRAAQLPQWTLSERQLCDLELLLNGGFSPLTGFLGEEDYRSVVDHLRLADGTLWPMPITLDVPETLAAQLLLGGELSLNDTQGTPLAVLEISDIYRPDREHEARQVFGSTDRLHPGVAELLDRNHPVNLGGRLLGIQLPAHYDFVPLRRSPRQLREWFAGQGWDRIVAFQTRNPMHRAHRELTLRAAEKVGARLLIQPVVGRTKPGDIDHYTRVRCYQALLPHYPEGQAALSLLPLAMRMGGPREALWHALIRQNFGASHFIVGRDHAGPGKNSQGQPFYGPFEAHELIARYQHELGIEVVTFPAMVYAANRDAYLPAPEVTAEDEVRDISGTELRRRLHQGEDIPAWFTFPDVVRILRERHPAGARPGFTLFFTGLSGSGKSTLAQAVVAHLLETGSRAITVLDGDEVRLHLSKGLGFSREDRDTNIARIGYVASEVVRHGGIAICAPIAPYAEARAQARALVETHGRFVEIHVATPLEVCEQRDRKGLYAKARAGKLSGFTGIDDPYEIPASPELRIDASQESALDAAHRIVTWLRAEQLL, from the coding sequence ATGAACGCATCTCTTGCCGCATCACCCTCCGCTCTGATCGCGCCTCACGGCGGCCATCTCCGCGAACTGTATCTGCCGCTGGAAGCCGCCGAAGCCTTGAAGAAACGGGCCGCGCAGCTTCCGCAGTGGACGCTTTCCGAACGGCAGCTGTGCGATCTGGAACTGCTGCTCAATGGTGGCTTCTCGCCACTGACCGGCTTTCTGGGCGAGGAGGACTACCGCAGCGTCGTTGATCATCTGCGGCTGGCCGACGGCACGCTGTGGCCGATGCCGATCACCTTGGACGTCCCTGAAACCCTTGCCGCCCAGCTGCTGCTCGGCGGAGAGCTGAGCCTGAACGACACCCAGGGCACACCCCTGGCCGTGCTGGAAATCAGCGACATCTATCGCCCTGACCGTGAGCACGAGGCACGACAGGTGTTCGGCAGTACCGACCGACTGCATCCCGGCGTGGCCGAGCTGCTGGACCGCAACCATCCGGTCAACCTCGGCGGCCGCCTGCTCGGCATCCAGCTGCCGGCACATTATGATTTCGTGCCTCTGCGCCGCAGCCCGCGGCAATTGCGCGAATGGTTCGCCGGCCAGGGCTGGGACCGTATCGTCGCCTTCCAGACCCGCAACCCCATGCACCGCGCCCATCGCGAACTGACCCTGCGCGCGGCCGAAAAAGTCGGTGCCCGCCTGCTGATCCAGCCGGTGGTCGGCCGGACCAAGCCCGGCGACATCGACCATTACACCCGGGTCCGCTGCTACCAGGCCCTGCTGCCGCATTATCCCGAAGGTCAGGCCGCGCTGTCGCTGCTGCCGCTGGCGATGCGGATGGGTGGCCCGCGCGAGGCGCTGTGGCATGCCCTGATCCGCCAGAATTTCGGCGCCAGCCATTTCATTGTGGGCCGTGACCATGCCGGCCCGGGCAAGAACTCGCAGGGGCAGCCATTCTATGGCCCCTTCGAGGCCCATGAACTGATCGCCCGCTACCAGCACGAGCTGGGCATCGAGGTGGTGACCTTCCCTGCCATGGTCTATGCCGCCAATCGCGATGCCTACCTGCCCGCCCCCGAGGTGACGGCCGAAGATGAAGTCCGCGACATCTCGGGTACCGAGCTGCGCCGACGACTTCATCAAGGCGAAGACATCCCGGCCTGGTTCACCTTTCCCGATGTGGTCCGGATCCTGCGCGAGCGTCATCCGGCCGGTGCGCGCCCTGGCTTCACCCTGTTTTTCACCGGTCTGTCGGGCTCCGGAAAATCCACGCTGGCCCAGGCCGTGGTCGCCCATCTGCTTGAAACCGGCAGTCGCGCCATCACCGTGCTGGACGGCGATGAGGTCCGACTGCATCTGTCCAAGGGGCTGGGCTTTTCGCGGGAAGATCGCGATACGAACATCGCCCGCATCGGTTATGTCGCCAGCGAAGTGGTACGCCATGGCGGCATCGCGATATGCGCACCGATCGCGCCGTATGCCGAAGCCCGAGCCCAGGCCAGGGCCTTGGTCGAGACCCATGGCCGCTTCGTGGAGATCCATGTCGCCACCCCGTTGGAGGTATGCGAGCAGCGCGACCGCAAGGGCCTGTATGCCAAGGCCCGGGCCGGCAAACTGAGCGGCTTCACCGGCATCGACGATCCCTATGAAATTCCGGCCAGCCCTGAATTGCGGATTGATGCCAGTCAGGAGTCCGCACTGGATGCCGCACACCGCATCGTCACCTGGCTGCGGGCCGAACAACTGCTGTAG
- a CDS encoding LysR substrate-binding domain-containing protein: MTLTQLRYIVAIADAGLNITLAAELVHATQPGLSKQLKQIEGELGFQIFSRRGRSLDAISPAGAQVIERARVMLDEARNIRALAANLRGEVQGELSLATTHTQARFVLPPAIARLMHDYPDLNIHIRPHGEPRVLSLIESGEVDLAIVSTSGSRPQGDIAVPLFRWQRAVVVPFEHELARLNRPVDLATLAEWPLVSYESSLRDESSLQRAFAAQGLQPRIACTSGEADLIKTYVQAGMGVGVLAEIGLNPQDGKELKVLNADGLFPECITWLVLQRDRVLRDYAARLVNLIAPQIGVADLQRALAGHEAEIWPEPPRWSQRAPWLHSATQAA, encoded by the coding sequence ATGACACTTACGCAACTACGCTATATCGTCGCAATCGCCGACGCCGGCCTCAATATCACGCTTGCCGCCGAGCTGGTGCATGCCACCCAGCCGGGCTTGAGCAAGCAGCTGAAGCAGATCGAAGGCGAGCTGGGCTTCCAGATCTTCAGCCGTCGCGGTCGAAGTCTCGATGCGATCAGCCCGGCGGGAGCCCAGGTCATCGAGCGTGCCCGGGTGATGCTGGACGAAGCACGCAATATCCGGGCCTTGGCCGCCAATCTGCGGGGTGAGGTGCAGGGCGAACTGTCGCTGGCCACCACCCACACCCAGGCCCGTTTCGTGCTGCCGCCGGCCATTGCCCGTCTCATGCATGATTATCCCGACCTCAATATTCATATCCGTCCCCACGGTGAACCCAGGGTTCTCAGCCTGATCGAGTCCGGCGAGGTGGATCTGGCGATCGTCAGTACCAGTGGCTCGCGTCCCCAGGGGGATATCGCGGTTCCCCTGTTCCGCTGGCAGCGGGCGGTCGTGGTGCCCTTCGAGCATGAGCTGGCGCGCTTGAACCGGCCAGTGGATCTGGCGACCTTGGCCGAGTGGCCGCTGGTCAGCTACGAGTCCTCGCTGCGGGACGAGTCCTCGCTGCAGCGGGCCTTTGCCGCCCAGGGGCTGCAGCCACGGATCGCCTGCACCTCGGGCGAGGCCGATCTGATCAAGACCTATGTGCAGGCGGGCATGGGTGTGGGTGTTCTCGCCGAAATCGGTCTGAACCCGCAAGACGGCAAGGAGCTGAAAGTGCTCAATGCCGACGGACTGTTTCCCGAATGCATCACCTGGCTGGTGCTGCAGCGCGATCGGGTGCTGCGGGACTATGCGGCCAGACTCGTCAATCTGATCGCGCCGCAGATCGGCGTGGCCGATCTGCAACGCGCCCTGGCAGGGCACGAAGCGGAAATCTGGCCCGAACCGCCGCGCTGGTCGCAGCGGGCTCCCTGGCTGCACAGCGCCACTCAGGCAGCCTGA